A genome region from Macaca nemestrina isolate mMacNem1 chromosome 20, mMacNem.hap1, whole genome shotgun sequence includes the following:
- the LOC105478519 gene encoding nectin-2 isoform X1 yields MARAVALLPSRSPPTPLLWPLLLLLLRKTGAQDVRVQVLPEVRGQLGGTVELPCHLLPPVPGLYISLVTWQRPDAPPDHQNVAAFHPKMGPSFPSPKPGSERLSFVSAKQSTRQDTEAELQDATLALRGLTVEDEGNYTCEFATFPKGSVRGMTWLRVIAKPQNHAEAQEVTFSQDPVPVARCISKEGRPPARISWLSSLDWEAKETQVSGTLAGTVTVTSRFTLVPSGRADGVTVTCKVEHESFEEPALIPVTLSVRYPPEVSISGYDDNWYLGRTDATLSCDVHSNPEPTGYDWSTTSGIFPTSAVAQGSQLVIHAVDSLFNTTFVCTVTNAVGMGRAEQVIFVRETPNTAGAGATGGIIGGIIAAIIATAVAATGILICRQQRKEQTLQGAEEDEDLEGPPSYKPPTPKAKLEEQEMPSQLFTLGASEHSPLKTPYFDAGASCTEQEMPRYHELPTLEERSGPLHPGATSLGSPIPVPPGPPVVEDVSLDLEDEEGEEEEEYLDKINPIYDALSYSSPSDSYQGKGFVMSRAMYV; encoded by the exons GAGCCCAGGATGTGCGAGTTCAAGTACTACCCGAGGTGCGAGGCCAGCTCGGGGGCACCGTGGAGCTGCCGTGCCACCTGCTGCCACCTGTTCCTGGACTGTACATCTCCCTGGTGACCTGGCAGCGCCCAGATGCACCTCCAGACCACCAGAATGTGGCCGCCTTCCACCCTAAGATGGGTCCCAGCTTCCCCAGCCCGAAGCCTGGCAGCGAGCGGCTGTCCTTCGTCTCTGCCAAGCAGAGCACTAGGCAAGACACAGAGGCGGAGCTCCAGGACGCCACGCTGGCCCTCCGCGGGCTCACGGTGGAGGACGAAGGCAACTACACCTGCGAGTTTGCCACCTTCCCCAAGGGGTCCGTCCGAGGGATGACCTGGCTCAGAGTCATAG CCAAGCCCCAGAACCACGCTGAGGCCCAGGAGGTCACGTTCAGCCAGGACCCTGTGCCAGTGGCCCGCTGCATCTCCAAAGAGGGTCGCCCACCTGCCCGGATCTCCTGGCTCTCATCCCTGGACTGGGAAGCCAAAGAGACCCAGGTGTCAGGGACCCTGGCCGGCACTGTCACCGTCACCAGCCGCTTCACCTTGGTCCCCTCGGGCCGAGCAGATGGTGTCACGGTCACCTGCAAAGTGGAGCATGAGAGCTTCGAGGAGCCAGCCCTGATACCTGTGACCCTCTCTGTACGCT ACCCTCCTGAAGTGTCCATCTCCGGCTATGATGACAACTGGTACCTCGGCCGTACTGATGCCACCCTGAGCTGTGACGTCCACAGCAACCCAGAGCCCACGGGCTATGACTGGAGCAC GACCTCAGGCATCTTCCCGACCTCCGCAGTAGCCCAGGGCTCCCAGCTGGTCATCCACGCGGTGGACAGTCTGTTCAATACCACCTTCGTCTGCACAGTCACCAATGCCGTGGGCATGGGCCGCGCTGAGCAGGTCATCTTTGTCCGAG AGACCCCCAACACAGCAGGCGCAGGGGCCACGGGCGGCATCATCGGGGGCATCATCGCCGCCATCATTGCAACTGCTGTGGCTGCCACAGGCATCCTTATCTGCCGGCAGCAGCGGAAGGAGCAGACGCTGCAGGGGGCAGAGGAGGATGAAGA CCTAGAGGGACCTCCCTCCTACAAGCCACCGACCCCAAAAGCGAAGCTGGAGGAGCAGGAGATG CCCTCCCAGCTCTTCACTCTGGGGGCCTCGGAGCACAGCCCACTCAAGACCCCCTACTTTGACGCTGGCGCCTCATGCACGGAGCAG GAAATGCCTCGATACCATGAATTGCCCACTTTGGAAGAGCGGTCAGGACCCCTGCACCCTGGAGCCACAAGCCTGGGATCCCCCATCCCGGTGCCTCCAGGGCCACCTGTTGTGGAAGACGTTTCCCTGGATCTAGAGgatgaggagggggaggaggaggaagagtatCTGGATAAGATCAACCCCATCTACGATGCTCTGTCCTACAGCAGCCCCTCTGATTCCTACCAGGGCAAAGGCTTTGTCATGTCCCGGGCCATGTACGTGTGA
- the LOC105478519 gene encoding nectin-2 isoform X2 codes for MARAVALLPSRSPPTPLLWPLLLLLLRKTGAQDVRVQVLPEVRGQLGGTVELPCHLLPPVPGLYISLVTWQRPDAPPDHQNVAAFHPKMGPSFPSPKPGSERLSFVSAKQSTRQDTEAELQDATLALRGLTVEDEGNYTCEFATFPKGSVRGMTWLRVIAKPQNHAEAQEVTFSQDPVPVARCISKEGRPPARISWLSSLDWEAKETQVSGTLAGTVTVTSRFTLVPSGRADGVTVTCKVEHESFEEPALIPVTLSVRYPPEVSISGYDDNWYLGRTDATLSCDVHSNPEPTGYDWSTTSGIFPTSAVAQGSQLVIHAVDSLFNTTFVCTVTNAVGMGRAEQVIFVRETPRASPRDVGPLVWGAVGGTLLVLLLLAGGSLAFILLRVRRRRKSLGGTGRGASGDGGFYDPKTQVLGNGDPVFWTPVVPGPMEPDGEEEEEEEEEEEKAEKGLMLPPPPALEDDMESQLDGSLISRRAVYV; via the exons GAGCCCAGGATGTGCGAGTTCAAGTACTACCCGAGGTGCGAGGCCAGCTCGGGGGCACCGTGGAGCTGCCGTGCCACCTGCTGCCACCTGTTCCTGGACTGTACATCTCCCTGGTGACCTGGCAGCGCCCAGATGCACCTCCAGACCACCAGAATGTGGCCGCCTTCCACCCTAAGATGGGTCCCAGCTTCCCCAGCCCGAAGCCTGGCAGCGAGCGGCTGTCCTTCGTCTCTGCCAAGCAGAGCACTAGGCAAGACACAGAGGCGGAGCTCCAGGACGCCACGCTGGCCCTCCGCGGGCTCACGGTGGAGGACGAAGGCAACTACACCTGCGAGTTTGCCACCTTCCCCAAGGGGTCCGTCCGAGGGATGACCTGGCTCAGAGTCATAG CCAAGCCCCAGAACCACGCTGAGGCCCAGGAGGTCACGTTCAGCCAGGACCCTGTGCCAGTGGCCCGCTGCATCTCCAAAGAGGGTCGCCCACCTGCCCGGATCTCCTGGCTCTCATCCCTGGACTGGGAAGCCAAAGAGACCCAGGTGTCAGGGACCCTGGCCGGCACTGTCACCGTCACCAGCCGCTTCACCTTGGTCCCCTCGGGCCGAGCAGATGGTGTCACGGTCACCTGCAAAGTGGAGCATGAGAGCTTCGAGGAGCCAGCCCTGATACCTGTGACCCTCTCTGTACGCT ACCCTCCTGAAGTGTCCATCTCCGGCTATGATGACAACTGGTACCTCGGCCGTACTGATGCCACCCTGAGCTGTGACGTCCACAGCAACCCAGAGCCCACGGGCTATGACTGGAGCAC GACCTCAGGCATCTTCCCGACCTCCGCAGTAGCCCAGGGCTCCCAGCTGGTCATCCACGCGGTGGACAGTCTGTTCAATACCACCTTCGTCTGCACAGTCACCAATGCCGTGGGCATGGGCCGCGCTGAGCAGGTCATCTTTGTCCGAG aAACCCCCAGGGCCTCGCCCCGAGACGTGGGCCCACTGGTGTGGGGGGCCGTGGGGGGGACACTGCTGGTGCTGCTACTTCTGGCTGGGGGGTCCTTGGCCTTCATTCTGctgagggtgaggaggaggaggaagagcctTGGAGGAACAGGAAGAGGAGCCAGCGGCGACGGGGGATTCTACGATCCGAAAACTCAGGTGTTGGGAAATGGGGACCCTGTCTTCTGGACACCAGTAGTCCCTGGTCCCATGGAACCAgatggtgaggaggaggaggaggaggaggaggaggaagagaaggcagagaaaggcCTCATGTTGCCTCCACCCCCAGCACTCGAGGATGACATGGAGTCCCAGCTGGACGGCTCCCTCATCTCACGGCGGGCAGTTTATGTGTGA